CTTCATCATGCGGCTGACGCCGAGACACCATGGCCGAATACACGGCTATACAGTAAACCAACTGCACTAGCTTTCGCTGTGAACGGATAAAGATGTGAGTACTTGGAAGAACTAATGAAGTGATTATGATATTTTACACGATTCAGTGTAACATTCAGTATGACACCTTTCTAGTCCGATGTATAGAGCACGTCGCTCAAGCGCAAGAAATGGTGTATGCGACGTAGACACGCTTCGGGCAAGTCATCCAGTTGCGTCTGCCCGTCATCTCTGGCACTGCACTCCATGACGTCACGCACTACGCCTGCAAGGCGCATGAGCTCTGTGAAGTCTGTCAATGCGAGCGCGCACTGAGCAATGAGTTCCTTTGCTTGAGCTACCTCGACGAACGCAGTCGCCTGAACCTCGTCTACCAAGGTTGAACAGTCGGAAACCTTTTCAAAGGCATCTGCAGTATACTTCGCACGGGTGCCGGTGACGAAGCGAGCAGCGCGCTTTGCTAAGGCTCGGTTCCTGAGCAGGATGTCTTTGATGGCCACGAGCTGTGTAACCCACCCACGCTTATGATGGTAACAGCTCAGGTCCTGCAGAGCATAGTTATTCGCAAGCTCTGACGTTGAGAGCTCCGTGAAAAATGCGGCCAAACATTCTTGGCTGAGAGATGCCATTGTGAATTTACGCAGTGTCCTGCTTCGGTGCAGAAGGCTGGCCACCGGTGCCATGTCAAAGCCACGTGGTCCGGCGAAGGAAAACCTCAGGTTTCTGATGCTCGGATTTCGGCGCACGGCTTCACATATAGCGGGACCGCATACATTCCAGCACCGGTTACAACAGTTACGTGTCAGAGATAGCACGAGATATTTGATGCTAGTTAACCTCTGGATCAGTTGAACGATCGGCGTTGAGGCTGGCTCTGTTTCACCAGTAACGCACAGAATCGAGTACACTTGTAGCGTGACGTTCGTGAGGCCGCGATACATGGCCGCTCTGTCCACCGCTGCTTGAAACGGGCCGAAGGGCGCGGCGAACGGGCTGCAGCCCATCGCACGGGTGCCTTTGCCTGGATACTGCACCAAGAAGAGGCTCTCGACAAAAACTCTGTCCTGTAGGCCACATTCAGAGAGggttctgcaggtcttccttgtatGGGGCCAGAAGTCTTCAAGGATGATCTTCTTCAGCGACTTGTTCACTGTCACCGCTCGGCAAAATGCCTGACACTCTAAAAGGCTAAAGCACCACAATGAGAATTTCAGTTCCGTGATGGAGGTGTCGTTCTCGAGCAGAGCGGAGATCCAGGGCTTTACATGGTCGGCGTCAAAGTGGTGGTAAATGCCGCACCTTCGGCAGAACGAATCATAGATGTCGCCTTCACCTTCACTGTCGCTGTCGGCTCCGATAATATAGTGGCTGTAGCCGGACGTGAGGCTGAAGTACCTGAGCGTCTTGTTGGTGTACAGAAGCTCCTTTACTGCTATGGCATACTCCAACCTGAGCGTGCGAACCTCTAGCTTAAGTGTAAGGAGCACCTTGTTAGTGGTTAGGGCGTCGCATATAGTGCGTACGTCCACTTCTGGACCAAAAGTAAAGTCTGATATATGCACTGATCTTAGGGACGGACTCTGCTTCAGGTACGTGCCAAGATTGTTATGCGGGTTTCTTGTGCCTAAGGCAGAGCAGTCGCCGCTAAGAATCCATGACGAGAGTGACAGGTGTGTGATGCTGCTGTTTTGGAACAGTCCTGCCAGGAAGGCGCTGTTGGCCGAATGGTGCGCAGAGCCGTTTAAAGCTCTGAGGGTCTTCAATGAAGCAGTCTTCGTGAGCAGAGGCACAAGATCACCAAGCAAGTGCTCGTGCCAGTCAATGGACAGTTCGAGCGATTCCAATCGTGTCAAGGAAATTACGGTCGCTTCAAGGGCGCCTGGGATAGCAACTGTCGATGGAAACAAGTCAAGCGATAACCTCTTCAGGCCCGTGCAGCCGCGAAGTGCGAGGCACATGATTTCTTCGTGGCCTTTGTAGATTTCTTTGTTAATGGTGACTTCCGCAACGCAGCGGTGCTTAGTCAGCAGATGGTACAGAAGTGTCGCGGCTTGGTGCCTCTCCTCCACTGTGGTCAAGTGGTCCTTGTATGTGTCGTCACTCGCCGGAAGGAGGGTGAGCTGCGAGACGGCGTCCTCTTGTAGTTCCAACCCGACGACCCAGAAGAAGCTGTTCCAAGCTTTCAAGTTGGTGAAAACGTGGCACAGATGGCCTTCCCGGCTCGTGCATGGTAGAAGGAGGTCGACCTTTAGACCATCGTGCCGGCTGCACGCTGCGCCCATCTCTGCCAGCAGCAGTGACGGTGCCTCAGGCACCTGCACGCCTGCGGGCACCTGTACGCCTGCGGGAACCTGTACGCCTGTGGGCACCTGTACGCCTGTGGGCACCTGTACGCCTGTGGGCTCTTCGACTTCAGCGATCTGCTCTACTCCAGCGAGCTCCTCTCCTTTTGCGAGCTCTTCGACGCCTGTAGGCATTTCGAATTCGGTGGCCCCATCGAGGATGGGGAGCACTTTCTCGACTTCGGGCACCTGTTTGCCTTCCGGAACCGCAGCGTCCTCGAGCACCTGCGCCCCCACAGGAACGTCGCCTTCTCCGGACAGCGCAGCCTTTTTCGGCTGCGCAGTCACCTGGTCACCATTGAGATCAGCGCTTGCATCTGCGAGCTTCCGCCTGGGCATGGTGGCTGCACCCGCTCGGCGTGAACTGCCCTGCAAGAAAAGTATCGCGGGATGGATACAAGGCCGTTGGCGTAACGCAAATGACACAACACGCTTCATACTAGTCTTGTTAGTGCTGTTGACACGAGGGGTGCACAGCTTCACGAATGTCAAGCACGCAGCATGCATGATTTAAAGCAACGCGTCCGCATCGCTGTTGTGGCATGCCGCAATAAATGAAGTCCCGCATTCACCTGATTACTTAAATGGGTGTGACCCACAATGGCCACGTGGGCGCTGCCTGGAAACCATGTTCGCATGACGATACTAAACACGCGACAAGCCAGGTTTCTTAATCCGCTTAGCGCCTCCTTCCcaagctctctctctctgtctgtctttctttctttctttttcttagacatttgcctaagagagggctgagactaaaggcttggtatcgcctgacgaggcctcagccgCCTGCGCATGACAAAGAGGcaaaaaatttatatatatatatatatatatatatatatatatatatatatatatatatatatatatatatatatatataggtaattttctttacgcgatttattaatctaagtattaatatcccactggtaagcataacaaataaaaaaaattaacgttcccctatgcaccttggtttcggtgactgttggctcccttcataaatttgtcaaacgggcccctcatttcatttaacttgtctgctaatagcttaacgagggtctcggttctggcagtcttgatgccataggtagcataagagggctctcgcacagtttccgccctcgccgttagatgatgttctacgtcacgctcgcggtattacaggacgtactacgtccgccgctatggtcgagggtggcgctggtgaacactctcaaggctcccttacacccagtaaacataaatacccacgagagcagcagattagacagccgtcgccgtagctcagttggtaagagcaccggacgcgatattcggagctcgtgggttcggatcccaccggcggcatggttgttttttctgctgctttataagtaattttctttaagcgatttattaatctaagtattattatcccactggtaagcataacaaataataaaaaaaattaacgttcccctatgcaccttggtttcggtgactgttggctcccttcatatataacAGTGCGGCTGGGCGGCACACAAACAATATCATTGGTCAAAACACAAACACTGCATACAAGAAACACAAAGATACATCTCTAAAAGGAAGGGACACTCAAGGAGAAAATTGCACTATAAAAGTAGAATGCGtacaacataaaaatgataagaatgatgatacatatgcaacataatacactaaatcagagatttttcctcatttttcccctttcctcttccccttcaagcacagaaagaaaatatgtcCATGAACAAATATCCGCACATATACGAACAGTACAGGCATCGCAATTAAGAAAAATGGGAGATGGCAAAGGGAACATGATTAATTGCAAAAGAGACAAATTATCTATACACTACACTTCCACGGAAAAGATATTAGTGAGAAGAGTAGACAACAAcactgaacaaaagagctctcttacaatcctttttgaaggcagggagcggTTTATTGTAATTAACGGGAATGTCTCTTCTATTGAGCATTTCGGTAACCTGAAAGGGTAGTGTTTGCCGGCCATAGTTTGCTCTAACTATTGGCATTCTTATTTTCGGATCTCTGATGTCGTACGGGCTTACACTCTCCGTAGGTGCGTTATGCAGTCTGTTcttatgtatccattgtagcagCTCGAAGTAGTATACCTGGTCTGCCCTCAGAATATTTTACTTATTAAAAAGTACGTGAGTTCTTAGTTTCCGTTTATCCTCATAGTAAGTTTCGCATATGCGTAACACTTTCTTCTGCTAAGTAATTAATTTGTTGTGATTTTAGTCAGTTGTGCCCCAAACTAGTATACTATAGCTTATTCTAGAGTAGAAcagagaataatataatgtcagCTTCAACCAAGATGGAATTAAGTGTTGAATTCGGTAGAGGCAGCTTGTAAACCGTGATAATTTGGACTTAAGGCTATCTACGTGGGTGTTCCATGAGAGATCACCACTGAACCATACCCCCAAGAACTTTTGCTCGGTGACCTCCGCCAGCGGGTTGCCGTCGTACCTGATGCTGATGGGGCTATCATCTCGCTTGCTTGTGGGTTTGAAAATTTCGTATTCAGATTTTGTTATATTTAGGCTTATACGATTGGCTTGCAGCCACGTAGATAGTTTTAGTAAGTATTCATTTACAGATTTTTCTAAGCATGCTTGTGTTGCTCCCGTAAAGAATATATTAGTTTCATCTGCGTACATGATTAATTGAGGACATGCTGGTATCATAGTTATATCGTTCACGTATATAAGAAATAGTAAAGGCCCCAGAATggatccttgagggacgccgtactgtaaCTTCATTTTACTAGGCATACAGTTGTTTATAATTACATACTGGGACCTACCCTTCAGATATGTTTCAAGTAGTCTGAGCGCTACACCCCTAATCGCACAGATCTCTAGCTTCGTTAATAATATATCGTGTTGTACAGTATCAAACGCTTTCCTAATATCTATAAATAGACCCAGTGTTAGGagctttttttatgttttcaataattttatcTTTTATATGCAGAAGAGCCTGTTCTGTAGATTTTTTTGCTTGAAAGCCATACTGAGCGTCAGCTATTattccatgtttctgaaaaaaaactaGTGAGTCTGTCATTGACAACGCGCTCAAATATTTTAGAAAAAATAGTCAAGACGgaaattggcctatagttatTAATATTTGCTGCACCGCCGCCTTTATACACGGGAACTACTTTTGCTGTCTTTAGATCTGCAGGAAAATCTCCAGTAAGAAGCATCAGATTAACCATATATGACAACACGTGACTTATGTGGCTTGCGATATGTTTAATTAGCAAAGCTTTTATCCCGTCATCTCCAGATGCTACATCGTTTTTCAAACTCTTGATTATTCTGTAAATTTCTGATGGACTGCTAGAAGAAAGAGAGATGGAACCCATTGGACCATTGGTATGTGTCGGATCGTACGTACTAGCAAGTGGACCAGTATACTTTCCAAAGCTAATGAAACTAAGATTCATTTCTTCCTCAAGCTGCGCATCAGGGAGACGATCCTCATTCCCTGTAATAGCTGTTACGCAGGGACTCGGTCGTTTTCTGTTCATTCAATTATTAACCATCTCCCATAGCCTTTTATTGTCATTACGAACCCCAAGAATTTCAGCCTGAAAATAGTCAATTTTCGCTTTCTTCAGGTCTGAGTTCAATTTGTTCCTGAAGGTTTTAAACTCGGCAAATAGATGCAGATCGCGAGATTTCAGAAAAGCATGAaacttcttatttttttcttttatgcgcTTGAATAACTCCACTGTCATCCAAGGTTTACGCATGCCTTTGTTCTTTGTTTTATGCTCACACAAAGGAAAAGCTGCATCATAGCACCGCAGAAGTCTTTTCAGAAATATTCTATACGCGGTTGTAGCACTCTGTTCCATGTAAACGTCATCCCAGCTTTCGTTGTCTATTAGGGTGCAAAAAATCTTCAGTTTCATCATTTATTTTACGATGCCAGGTCTTTTCCTTATTATCTCTGTGTCTGCTGGAAACAGGGGGACCCAAACAGAACAcgggaaggtgatcactgaggTCACATGTTATAACACCAGCGGCGATATCGTCACAATTCATATTTGTAATGCAGATGTCAAGACACGTTGCGGTATCAGTGGTCACCCTTGTTGGAACTGTAACAACGTTCGTACAAGCATAGAGATGAATAAGGTCACGAAATTCATTTGCATTCGAGCTGTCCGATATTGTATCAATGTTGACATCTCCAAGAATTATAAACGATTTTGTAACAGATCCTAGAAAACTCAGTACATTTTCAAACAAGTCGCTAAATTCAGATACACAGCCAGATGGCGGCCTGTATATTGCTCCAATCACAGTACCAGATAATTTGATAAACAAACTTTCTACGTTTTGGTCAATCCTTGTCAAATTATCTATAACTTCGTAACACATATTTTGCTCAAGATATACTGCAATTCCGCCTcctttttttgcttccctgcataTCCTTTCACACCTATAACCTGGCAGGTAAAGTGGTATGTAGTCCTTTGTTAACCAGGTTTCTGTTAGAACTAGCGCTTTAAATTTAATAGTCAGGGACTGAAGGAATATTACTAGATTATCGACCTTGTTTATTATGCTGCGCATGTTTAAATGCATAGTTGTAAGCTGTCGTACACTAGACATATGTTTTATTGAAAGTTGCATAGTCATAATAGCAACATCCAGCTATGTCCATTGCAAGGGTTCAATGAGCGTTAGAAACATTCCTGCTAGTGTCTATTATGTGGCTATTTTTTCCACATCACACACATTGGCTATTCTGATAACAACTGCAGTCTCGTCGCTGCGTGCATAGATTCTTCCGTGGGAGGTCCAAACGAACTTCCATCCCATTGCTTTCTTTCGGGCAGTCGCAGCGCCCAGGAGCTTTTTGTTTGACCCCGTTAAATGCTCATTAACGAACACAGGGTTGCTTTCCCCGCCGAAGTCAATGTCCTTAGTGGTCAGCCGCTTCTTCCTGAATTTCGGCAGAACCTTGTCTCGTTTAGTGCGATGCACAAAACGAACAACtatgttttttcttctttgttgaaTGTCGAGACGCGGTGACATACATCGATGTCCGGTtcatcatatatcgttggacacctgaaccgcgccgtaagggaagggataaaggagggagtgaaagtagaaaggaagagagaggtgccgtagtggacggctccggaataatttcgaccacctggggatctttaacgtgcactgacatcgcacagcacacgggcgccttagcgtttttcctccataaaaacgcagccgccgcggtcgggttcgaacccgggaactccggatcagtagtcgagcgccctaaccactgagccaccgcggcgggtatggatttcttccaagcttcaaaaaatgctaaaccaaccagcccagcaacatgccttactgaccTCTCACTATGATGAGTCGTTATGCAAGCAAGGAAAGAGAAAGCGGAAATGAAGCCAACAATGCATGAGCGTAGGTGCGCCGTGCAGAATGTATAAGCGTTCGGCGAAAATCTTGTGCGCATGATAGCAAGATTTCGGATTAGATTGAGTATCATAAGGGACGGAATAATAGTTTTGAGCGGGGTGTCAACTCTTGCTATCAGTAGCTTGAGTCataagagagttatagcataccTTCACCGTGTTTACGTTACTGTTTACCGGGCTCGGCTAgccacatctgcgcatgcgccatcACTTACCAGGCCGCTAGCACTTTACAGGGTCTCCTGTAGCATTGCGGAGAGTTAGTGTTCGCTCGTAAACAATCATGGCGGCGCACTGCACGACCGCTTGGGACCAGAgttagcgtctccgcctcatTCTCCGGCGCCATTTCGCACTCTGAACGAAGTCGTCAGCTTTTAATTCGCATACTGTCACTTATACGCCGAGGTATAAGTGACAACCAGCCCACAATTTTCAGATAATTCGGCGATTTTCTAGTACTTAAGTGTATGCCttgtgtaaggccgcgcttcatcaacgcgcatttttttttattcccttagcttgtggtcactgcgggcctccggtctacgctcccccctacccctacccccccccccccccccccctactcgcaagcagtggcaaaggcgcaggaggcactggctgcatgacagcaccactgtgacggccgaagacatctggcgccaagaaagcatgcgaagcgcgcacaacgagcacgtggtgcagcttggtcttaggcagcattcccacggcggcagagtgcgaaccacctcgcattccgtgatgggcccctttttttctttttttttggcattctcgatgacACCGAAGCCTCGcagttctccgccgtctgacattcctgcggcgagccagtgggtcagtggCCCCGCCAATTAGgtgaaaaacaacttttcatccttcgagaggcgacgcgcgggtgcggcacggaaagggaaagcatcaagcgctaaggccgagaactcccctcggggagagggttttcaaaatgttttctgtatgtgtttctttttctttttagccaagcaacgggctcgaagttgggtccaaccttcatgGGCTGTGGctactacctccattggttatcgaagcttaggacgggcctcgatatatgaccgccctaatttctttgtttgcaaaagctttaaaaacgcatgtaaaatcattggagggcagtcttgtctagtttagctagaggctccatgcagtggcacgtaattgcacagacctagactctaaccttgggtcgatgagtaaggtcttgtcgagtttcgaACGTCGCACGTCATCGAACGCACTAGCAGAGCATGTTCAAGAAATGAAGCACGCCATTGACTGGGAAAACTCCACAATCTTACACACAATGAAACCTTTATCATCCCGACTGCTTTTAGAATCATTTTATATTCAGACTACGCATAACGTTATTAACAGGACGAAGGGTAATCTCCCGGATAACTACGGCCATTCACTGCGCTGTCAAGTGCGCTTATAAGAAGCGGCCCATTTCGTccatcttcattgtgaacaagggacccgtagtggTCCCGAAAAGTCATATTTTAAAGCCCATTTTTGGCGAGTGCACGTTTTATTCATCCACTATGtttccccctcgccagacaggaatctgtcgaacccttgactactTATGCTTCTTCGGGGTGGCTCTAAGCAACGCGATGGTGATCGCTCCCACGTTTGCCGCCAAGGACCACGGGGAGTGGgcccaggtgtcagctggttaCTATTAGCTAGCGTCGCCCGGTTGGATTCTGGGACCCGTATATATAGAGCGGGGACCTGAAAGATGCCGCCGCAGCGAGCGAGCGGCAAttatcttccccaattgtcgTGGCTATGTTGGGGGAACCAAAGGGCCTCGCTTCCGGTGGAAGACGGCGTGCCGAGTACGGCGGCGGGCTATCGATCATCGTCCGCCATCATCGCAAGCATCTCAAAGGACGAACGAGCCCTTTCGGATTCTCGACCCGACCTTGCGATCTAGCCTGgcgcgtcggctgacatctaaTGAAGAGCAGGTGTCAGCTGCGCGTGAGAACCTGCGACTGGCCAGGTAACATCACCTTCCACAGTCGACGTGAACCTGACTGCATCTTCCTCTCTCCCAGGctcgacatgtgacgggggcgtgtccctatgtgcggtgGTCTGAGTTTGTGCGCGTGAATGAGTTTCAGACCACTCCCAGCCCCGCCGACGGCGTCCTCAACATAGGGAATTTAGGGACGAAGAACGATATAAAACTCGACAGTGAGTGCAGTGAAAATGATCCTCCCTTAAAGGGCCTGTGAACGGCGCtccaataaagttgcggcatgcctgggatattgaagcacgccgcttcacgaatagtgtccagcaaggatttttttaaatgcgctttgtagaagctgagttatctgtagttaagattttaatttcagcgccttcgcgcctttccctctcttctcgtcactttttgcactctggaaggcaggcgctccttcgccgaccccctctGGGagtggagcttcccgacccgccggagataagcggcttattggccgcggccacggtagctgcctgacctctgaaagaatctaaccaatggccacctcttaCCATGTCTATGCAGAttcgggggacggaggagggtgcaagcatgaaaaagtcgccggaaagggctcgccaactttgacgcgcgattgtgggtcgtctgctgcgtgtagaagagtattatttggctctggttttcatggcaacacagtgcagtgaataagtgagttaatgtgctctcctcggaaggcgtttatGATCCCCTTCAAGATCCTCCGTTGGAAGAGATCCCCACTTTTGAATCTGATGTttgcaaaaatgtaaataaaccctactgtacagtttccctcctaaacggagtccgacaacgtcattcggagacggGACCTGCGCTGCTGGCACCTCCGTCTACAACTCTGATGGTCTGCGACAGGCCTGGAGCCACATCCTCAACAGCAGCAAAAATTATGTGTAGGACTAGAGCCAGCTTCACATTTGAAGAGCCGCTGAGCCGGTTGTTAGCTGAAGAGCAGGGTGTACGTCTTTATGTGCAGGGTAAAATATTAAGGTTCCTGTAGAATATCACTGCATAGAAATGCTTGCAATGAACGCGTATTTTTGATTGCAATAAATGCTGGGGCATCTGTCATCACCATAAGTCGTTTTCGCCTtgcggtaacttgttacgggagagacggatATGCTAAAGGGTCTTCTCGCCTGCGTAGCCCTAATCGGAAAGCCCAGTAACACGGTACCGGTATGCTACAACAGAAAGTCGTGCCGCAAACCTTATGATgtcctaaaaaaaaaagcatgcctcCGATGCTGCGAGTAAGAAGGCACCGCAACGTGGAATGTTAAAATCATCTGCTCCGGAATCCGGGCGAACAATTAGCCGTGTTGGTATCTGGTCAttttcatcatgatcatcagcctgactaagcccactgcaggacaaaaacctcATTCACGCATTCCCAATTAACcttctcctgtgccagctgccgcCACTTTATCGCAttgcatgccttgcccaagcctaTTCCTCTTAATTTTGATTAGGATGCCATTTACCAGCGTTTGTTCTTTGACCGACCCTGcgctcttccagtctcttaacgttacacccatcatgtTCAAGATTCAAGattcgtttattacatgtttatggtacaaggttagaaaaacactggaatacagaaggaggtcccaaagtcagagactgtggacgggacctcctgtaagaacaattgtaaaaaagaattacagacagcagatgcaaaaaaaaaataaagttgttggcatcataaatgagcagtgagtgaaatacgagaaataatgcaaacccaTTTTTGAATGAAAATGATTACACACCTGATAGCATACAGACAAATACAAAACACATATCACTGAATGataaaaatgacaaaactagtaccatacaccaagtaaaatactatcagggggattgtaaaaactgacaGAGAGCagatttaaaggcacagatattagatgattgcttaatgctaaacggtaatgagttccataatgtagtggcagtgaaacgaactgtttgctttccataattagtgttaggtttaTGGAGTAAAAAGTTACTGTGGTTAGCAAAACGCGTGTCATTGCGACGCGGATTTTGGTcactgctagttaacgaaaaaggaagtagatttCTAATAGATTTGTACATAATGGTACATAATTTGTAGTCGATTATTTTGGGCACCGATAAAATATTGTATGATAGGAGCAGACGAGGGGAATTTGCAGAGTAGTGACTATAAGTAATAATTCGAATTGCTTGATTTTGAatagtttgcagagaagataaatgcgaatgcTACGTGCTTccc
The genomic region above belongs to Amblyomma americanum isolate KBUSLIRL-KWMA chromosome 9, ASM5285725v1, whole genome shotgun sequence and contains:
- the LOC144104729 gene encoding uncharacterized protein LOC144104729 isoform X1 codes for the protein MCDFNPAGSRREPKPVAFTKTCTTVRSRHRTPARSFLCRMEHHSAGNRDRSANHAVRCLRRTGSSRRAGAATMPRRKLADASADLNGDQVTAQPKKAALSGEGDVPVGAQVLEDAAVPEGKQVPEVEKVLPILDGATEFEMPTGVEELAKGEELAGVEQIAEVEEPTGVQVPTGVQVPTGVQVPAGVQVPAGVQVPEAPSLLLAEMGAACSRHDGLKVDLLLPCTSREGHLCHVFTNLKAWNSFFWVVGLELQEDAVSQLTLLPASDDTYKDHLTTVEERHQAATLLYHLLTKHRCVAEVTINKEIYKGHEEIMCLALRGCTGLKRLSLDLFPSTVAIPGALEATVISLTRLESLELSIDWHEHLLGDLVPLLTKTASLKTLRALNGSAHHSANSAFLAGLFQNSSITHLSLSSWILSGDCSALGTRNPHNNLGTYLKQSPSLRSVHISDFTFGPEVDVRTICDALTTNKVLLTLKLEVRTLRLEYAIAVKELLYTNKTLRYFSLTSGYSHYIIGADSDSEGEGDIYDSFCRRCGIYHHFDADHVKPWISALLENDTSITELKFSLWCFSLLECQAFCRAVTVNKSLKKIILEDFWPHTRKTCRTLSECGLQDRVFVESLFLVQYPGKGTRAMGCSPFAAPFGPFQAAVDRAAMYRGLTNVTLQVYSILCVTGETEPASTPIVQLIQRLTSIKYLVLSLTRNCCNRCWNVCGPAICEAVRRNPSIRNLRFSFAGPRGFDMAPVASLLHRSRTLRKFTMASLSQECLAAFFTELSTSELANNYALQDLSCYHHKRGWVTQLVAIKDILLRNRALAKRAARFVTGTRAKYTADAFEKVSDCSTLVDEVQATAFVEVAQAKELIAQCALALTDFTELMRLAGVVRDVMECSARDDGQTQLDDLPEACLRRIHHFLRLSDVLYTSD
- the LOC144104729 gene encoding uncharacterized protein LOC144104729 isoform X2, which translates into the protein MPRRKLADASADLNGDQVTAQPKKAALSGEGDVPVGAQVLEDAAVPEGKQVPEVEKVLPILDGATEFEMPTGVEELAKGEELAGVEQIAEVEEPTGVQVPTGVQVPTGVQVPAGVQVPAGVQVPEAPSLLLAEMGAACSRHDGLKVDLLLPCTSREGHLCHVFTNLKAWNSFFWVVGLELQEDAVSQLTLLPASDDTYKDHLTTVEERHQAATLLYHLLTKHRCVAEVTINKEIYKGHEEIMCLALRGCTGLKRLSLDLFPSTVAIPGALEATVISLTRLESLELSIDWHEHLLGDLVPLLTKTASLKTLRALNGSAHHSANSAFLAGLFQNSSITHLSLSSWILSGDCSALGTRNPHNNLGTYLKQSPSLRSVHISDFTFGPEVDVRTICDALTTNKVLLTLKLEVRTLRLEYAIAVKELLYTNKTLRYFSLTSGYSHYIIGADSDSEGEGDIYDSFCRRCGIYHHFDADHVKPWISALLENDTSITELKFSLWCFSLLECQAFCRAVTVNKSLKKIILEDFWPHTRKTCRTLSECGLQDRVFVESLFLVQYPGKGTRAMGCSPFAAPFGPFQAAVDRAAMYRGLTNVTLQVYSILCVTGETEPASTPIVQLIQRLTSIKYLVLSLTRNCCNRCWNVCGPAICEAVRRNPSIRNLRFSFAGPRGFDMAPVASLLHRSRTLRKFTMASLSQECLAAFFTELSTSELANNYALQDLSCYHHKRGWVTQLVAIKDILLRNRALAKRAARFVTGTRAKYTADAFEKVSDCSTLVDEVQATAFVEVAQAKELIAQCALALTDFTELMRLAGVVRDVMECSARDDGQTQLDDLPEACLRRIHHFLRLSDVLYTSD